The Halomonas sp. 7T genome contains a region encoding:
- the tsf gene encoding translation elongation factor Ts: MAAISASQVKELRERTGLGMMECKKALTETNGDIEVAIENLRKSSGLKAAKKAGRTAAEGAVVTRVAEDGSYGVMVEINSETDFVARDDNFIAFTNKIADAFFAAKNEDVAAVMAGDLESAREQLVQKIGENIGVRRAVVVNAVEGGLVGEYVHGGRIGVLTVLKGGTSEAAKDVAMHVAAINPSVAHPEDMPQEELDKEKAIIMAQPDMAGKPEQIAEKMVGGRLKKYLAENSLTEQPFVKDPNQSVAEFVKAAGGEVVGFTRFEVGEGIEKEEVDFAKEVMEQAGRR, encoded by the coding sequence ATGGCAGCTATCAGCGCCTCCCAGGTTAAGGAACTGCGCGAACGTACCGGTCTTGGCATGATGGAGTGTAAAAAAGCACTCACTGAAACCAACGGTGATATCGAAGTCGCAATCGAGAATCTACGTAAAAGCTCTGGTCTTAAAGCCGCGAAGAAAGCAGGCCGTACCGCAGCAGAAGGCGCGGTGGTTACCCGTGTAGCCGAAGACGGCAGCTACGGCGTGATGGTTGAAATCAATTCCGAGACTGACTTCGTTGCCCGTGACGACAACTTCATCGCGTTCACCAACAAGATCGCTGATGCGTTCTTTGCGGCGAAAAACGAAGACGTTGCAGCAGTTATGGCGGGTGACCTTGAGTCTGCTCGCGAGCAGCTTGTTCAGAAAATTGGCGAGAACATCGGCGTACGTCGTGCCGTTGTCGTGAATGCCGTTGAAGGTGGTCTGGTGGGCGAATACGTTCACGGCGGCCGTATTGGCGTTTTGACCGTCCTGAAAGGCGGCACCAGCGAAGCCGCCAAAGACGTTGCTATGCACGTTGCCGCGATTAACCCGTCAGTCGCTCATCCTGAAGATATGCCTCAGGAAGAGTTGGACAAAGAGAAAGCGATCATCATGGCCCAGCCTGATATGGCCGGTAAGCCAGAGCAGATCGCTGAGAAGATGGTGGGTGGTCGTCTGAAGAAGTACCTGGCTGAAAACAGCCTGACCGAGCAGCCGTTCGTAAAAGATCCGAACCAGTCCGTGGCTGAGTTCGTGAAAGCGGCCGGTGGTGAAGTCGTTGGCTTTACCCGCTTTGAAGTGGGCGAAGGCATCGAGAAAGAAGAAGTCGACTTTGCTAAAGAAGTCATGGAACAGGCTGGCCGTCGCTAA